CCAGATCGTAGGGTTGCTGGATCACACAGCCCTGATTCGCCCAGTAGCGTTCCAGGGTCATCAACAATTCCTGAAATGTCATCTCTGCCCTCCTGTAGCCCTCGGCCAGGGTTATAAAAAAATTTTACGAAGGTGAGGTAGGCGGCCCGCCGGGTCGCTTCTACCCAAAAATTCCGGTTATGAAGATAAAGTTGGCCCAGCCATACTAAGCAAGGGCAACAAACTTATGGCAAGCATTATAATCAACTCACTTTTTTGCTCTTGACCGGTCAGCCGCGTATATTTCTATAAAATCAATAATTTTTAACAATCCGCTTAATCGCTGTCAAGTTGTTTTAATGGGGAGGGGCGGCAAATCTGCCTGGCGGGAAATATCAGATGAAATTTAGGTCAATTTTTCGCGCTCAGGGACCGGGAAAGATATTCCTTGGCTTCGCCGACCGTAAACAACGACCCGGTAATTAACACCAAATCATCTGGATGGGCCAGCTTGCGGGCCTGGTCGATGGCGGCCTCCAGTTCAGGAATAACCTGTTTTTCCAGGGAAAAGCCATCAGCCCACCGGGCCAAAACCTCCGGAGAGGCCGCCCGGGGATAACGCGGACGGGTAAAGATGGCCACTTGGGCCAGGGGTAAGAGGTGATGCAGGATGGCACCAATATCTTTATCGGCCATGATCCCCAGCACCAGCAGCAGCCGCCGGAACTTCAGCCCCGACTTCAGGACCTGAGCCAGAGCCGCAGCCGCGGCCGGGTTATGGGCCCCGTCCAACATTATCTGGGGGCGCTGGCCCATAACCTCCAAGCGCCCTGGCCAGTAGGTGCGCTGTAATCCTCTCTGGATTGCTTCTTCCCGGATTTCAAATCCCTGGGCCTGTAACAGTTCAATGACCGCCAGAGCTACCGCGGCATTGCGATACTGATACCGGCCGCTCAGGTTCATGACCAGATGATTCCGGCGGACCGACCAGCCCTGATACTGGAACCGGCCCTGGCCCTGGCCTCGGACCCGAAAATCGACGCCGCCGATATAAATCGGCGCACCCAGTTCCTGGGCACGGGTCTTGAATAGGGCCAACACCCGTTTTTGCCGGGCGTAAGTGATTAATGGCACCCCGGGTTTGATGATCCCGGCCTTTTCAAAGGCAATGCTCTTCAGGTTGGTGCCCAGGTGTTCCTGGTGCTCCATAGCGATATTGGTGATCACCGTCAGGAGGGGCTGGACAATGTTGGTGGCATCCAGCCGCCCGCCCATGCCGGTTTCCAGAATTATCGGATCGGCCTGGGACTCGGCAAAGTAAAGCAGCGCCATGGCGGTGACGAACTCAAAAAAGGTCGGCAACTCCTGCTCATCGACCACCTGCCTTACCCGGTTGATCAACTCCAGCAGCCGTTTATGTGATATCTCCTGGTCCCGCAAGCGGAAACGTTCGGCAAAGTCGATCAGATGCGGCGAGGTGTAAAGTCCGACCGGATAACCGGCCTGGGTTAAAATAGCCGACAACATTGCTGCCACCGAGCCTTTGCCGTTAGTCCCGGCAATGTGCAGGAAGCGTCGGCCCAGATGCGGATTGCCCAAACCGGCGAGCAATTGCTGGGTCGAAGACAGCCCGAACTTGATGCCGAATTTTTGCAAATCAAAGGCCCAGGCCGTAGCCTCGGCTAGGGAAGAAAAATATTGCATAGGTGCGATCTCAGGAAGATTTTTGTCTTGACCTAACCATACTACTTTTACAATATTTGAACTTAATAAAGATTTTGGGATTCTTGACATTACCACTCGATCATGCTATTTTTGTATCTAACGCCGAAGAGTAAAATCCAATTGAGAAACTATTTCAGGCACTTAATATGGATATAATCCCTGTAGAATATAACAGAGGTGATAAACCTTTTATGCTCAAGGGTACTCCCACTAAGTACACGTTGTTAGACTTTTGGGCCTGGGCCTTTTCAGACGTTTTAACTAATATAACCCGTGGAATTGTTGCTGAATTTATTATTGCTACGGCCATAGGTATTGACATCAAGCAACCACGTGAAGCCTGGTCAAAATTTGACCTAACCTATAGAAGTCATGGGATTGAGGTAAAATCAGCATCTTATCATCAGAGATGGTACCAAAAAAGTTTATCAAAAATTTCATTTACTGTTCCAAAGCGTAAGGGCTGGGATGCAGATACCAATAAGCTTG
This genomic window from Deltaproteobacteria bacterium contains:
- a CDS encoding bifunctional folylpolyglutamate synthase/dihydrofolate synthase codes for the protein MQYFSSLAEATAWAFDLQKFGIKFGLSSTQQLLAGLGNPHLGRRFLHIAGTNGKGSVAAMLSAILTQAGYPVGLYTSPHLIDFAERFRLRDQEISHKRLLELINRVRQVVDEQELPTFFEFVTAMALLYFAESQADPIILETGMGGRLDATNIVQPLLTVITNIAMEHQEHLGTNLKSIAFEKAGIIKPGVPLITYARQKRVLALFKTRAQELGAPIYIGGVDFRVRGQGQGRFQYQGWSVRRNHLVMNLSGRYQYRNAAVALAVIELLQAQGFEIREEAIQRGLQRTYWPGRLEVMGQRPQIMLDGAHNPAAAAALAQVLKSGLKFRRLLLVLGIMADKDIGAILHHLLPLAQVAIFTRPRYPRAASPEVLARWADGFSLEKQVIPELEAAIDQARKLAHPDDLVLITGSLFTVGEAKEYLSRSLSAKN